DNA sequence from the Streptomyces sp. MST-110588 genome:
GCCATGACCACGCGCCTGATCGCCCTGGCCGGGGCGCACCGCGACACCCTGATGGTGGGCCGCACCCACGGCCAGCCCGCGCTGCCGATCACCTTCGGCCTCAAGGTGGCGGGCTGGCTGGACGAACTGGTACGGCACGGCGAACGGCTGGCCCAGTTGCGCGAACGGGCCCTGGTGGCACAGTTGCACGGCGGCGTCGGCACCATGGCCGGGTTCCAGGGGCGCGGGCAGGAACTGCTCACCGACTTCGCCGCCCGCCTCGGGCTCGGGGAGCCCGTCGTGGGCTGGCACGTCGCCCGGGACCGGGTGGCGGAGTTCGGCACCACCCTGGCCCTGGTCACGGCGACGCTGGGCCGGATCGCCGAGGAGATCCGGGTGCTCTCGCGCGCCGAGGTCGGTGAGCTGTCCGAGGGCTGGGAGTACGGGCGGGTGGGCAGCAGCACCATGCCGCACAAGCGCAACCCCGAACGCTCCGAACAGGTCGTCCTGCTGGCCCGCCTGGCCCGCAGCGCCGCCGCGCTCGGCGTCGAGGGCATGGTGCAGGAGCACGAGCGCGACGCACGGGGGCTGCGGATGGAGTGGGTCACGGTCGCCGACGTGTCGCACTACGCGCTGGCGGCGCTGGCGATACTCAACGAGGTCCTCGCCGGGCTCCAGGTGCACCGCGAGCGGATGGCGGCGAACGCGGCCTCGGTGGCGGAGTTCCTGTGCACCGAGGCGCTGATGCTGGCGCTGGGCGAACGCATCGGCAAGCAGAGCGCGCACACCCTCGTCTACGAGGTGAGCCAGCGGGCGCAGAGCGACGGCCGTGCACTGCGCGCCTGCGTACTGGAATGCGCGGAGATCACCTCATGGCTCTCCGCCGCCACGCTGGACGATCTGCTCGACCCGGCCCGCTACGTGGGCGAGGCCGGCGTCCTGACCGACCGGGCGGTGGCGCACGCCCGGCTCCGGCCGGTGCCGCCCGTGCCGCCCGAGCCGCCCGAGCCGCCCGGGGCGCCACAAGCGGCTCGTACGGAGGAGGTGCCCTCGTGAGCACACTGCTGCGCTTCGACGGCGAGCGGGCCGACGAGGCCGACATCGAGGCGCACACCCCCGAGATGCGCGGGCAGCGGCAGCACCTGCTCCGGCAGCTCGCCGTGTCCCGCGGAGAGCGGGTCCTGGATGTCGGCTGCGGCCCCGGCTATCTGATCTCGGAGCTGGTGGACCCGGTCGGCCCGGACGGCGAGGTGTGCGGCCTGGACATCAGCGCGTCGATGCTGGACCTGGCGCGGGCACGGTGCGCGCCGGCCGGCGCGCGGGTCAGCCTGGTGGCGGGGCGCTGCGAGGAGATTCCGTTCCCCGACGCGTCGTTCGACGCCGCCGTCTCCTCACAGGTGTACGAGTACGTCGGCGACATCGAACGGGCG
Encoded proteins:
- a CDS encoding adenylosuccinate lyase family protein — translated: MDISRRHQQAPAPQTPAPYGGDLPHGSAGPAHPPPACADADGHAAAECGHERGHVQDSLFHGQGYATAASRRIFCDRCRLRRWLRVEAALAASQEKLGMVAPGTAARVARACEPGRIDLASLAPEFRRTGHSLVPLLRGLAAACEADSGETVHLGATTQDIQDTAQSLEMRDVLDEADAELAAMTTRLIALAGAHRDTLMVGRTHGQPALPITFGLKVAGWLDELVRHGERLAQLRERALVAQLHGGVGTMAGFQGRGQELLTDFAARLGLGEPVVGWHVARDRVAEFGTTLALVTATLGRIAEEIRVLSRAEVGELSEGWEYGRVGSSTMPHKRNPERSEQVVLLARLARSAAALGVEGMVQEHERDARGLRMEWVTVADVSHYALAALAILNEVLAGLQVHRERMAANAASVAEFLCTEALMLALGERIGKQSAHTLVYEVSQRAQSDGRALRACVLECAEITSWLSAATLDDLLDPARYVGEAGVLTDRAVAHARLRPVPPVPPEPPEPPGAPQAARTEEVPS